From a region of the Streptomyces sp. NBC_00193 genome:
- the map gene encoding type I methionyl aminopeptidase: MSGQSLLVPGELTPVRSVPGNIRRPEYVGKPAPTPYTGPEVQTPETIEAMRIAGRIAAQAMEEAAKLIAPGVTTDELDRVAHEFMCDHGAYPSTLGYRGFPKSLCSSLNEVICHGIPDSTVLRDGDIVNLDVTAYIGGVHGDNNATYLCGDVDEESRLLVERTREALNRAIKAVRPGRQINIIGRVIESYAKRFGYGVVRDFTGHGINSSFHSGLIVPHYDSPHATTVIEPGMTFTIEPMLTLGTHEYDMWEDGWTVVTKDRKRTAQFEHTLVVTDTGAEILTLP; encoded by the coding sequence ATGTCTGGCCAGTCGCTGCTCGTACCAGGCGAGCTCACTCCCGTCCGTTCCGTTCCCGGAAACATCCGCCGGCCCGAGTACGTGGGCAAGCCCGCGCCCACTCCGTACACCGGACCGGAGGTGCAGACGCCCGAGACCATCGAGGCCATGCGCATCGCCGGCCGGATCGCCGCCCAGGCGATGGAAGAGGCCGCCAAGCTGATCGCGCCGGGGGTGACCACCGACGAGCTGGACCGGGTCGCCCACGAGTTCATGTGCGATCACGGCGCCTACCCCTCGACGCTGGGCTACCGCGGTTTCCCCAAGTCCCTGTGCTCCTCGCTCAACGAGGTCATCTGCCACGGGATCCCCGACTCGACCGTCCTGCGGGACGGCGACATCGTCAACCTCGACGTGACCGCGTACATCGGCGGGGTGCACGGCGACAACAACGCCACGTACCTGTGCGGGGACGTGGACGAGGAGTCGCGGCTGCTCGTGGAGCGCACCCGCGAGGCCCTGAACCGGGCCATCAAGGCCGTCAGGCCGGGCCGGCAGATCAACATCATCGGCCGGGTCATCGAGTCGTACGCGAAGCGCTTCGGCTACGGCGTCGTCCGGGACTTCACCGGTCACGGGATCAACTCGTCCTTCCACTCCGGCCTGATCGTCCCGCACTACGACAGCCCGCACGCCACCACCGTCATCGAGCCCGGGATGACCTTCACCATCGAGCCGATGCTGACCCTGGGCACCCACGAGTACGACATGTGGGAGGACGGCTGGACGGTGGTCACGAAGGACCGGAAGCGGACCGCGCAGTTCGAGCACACACTGGTGGTCACGGACACCGGGGCGGAGATCCTGACGCTCCCCTGA
- the npdG gene encoding NADPH-dependent F420 reductase, which yields MTSSDNTQKAPAKDPWDLPDVSGLVVGVLGGTGDQGRGLAYRLARAGQKVIIGSRAADRARTAADELGLGVEGADNAECARRSDIVIIAVPWEGHAKTLESLREDLAGKLVVDCVNPLGFDKQGAYALQVEEGSAAQQAAALLPDSRVTAAFHHLSAVLLQDESIDEIDTDVMVLGEVRADTDIVQALAGRIPGMRGVFAGRLRNAHQVESLVANLISTNRRYKAHAGLRITDV from the coding sequence ATGACTTCCTCAGACAACACGCAGAAGGCCCCCGCCAAGGACCCGTGGGACCTTCCCGACGTCTCCGGCCTCGTCGTCGGCGTCCTCGGCGGCACCGGCGACCAGGGCCGGGGCCTGGCCTACCGGCTCGCCCGCGCCGGCCAGAAGGTGATCATCGGATCCCGTGCCGCCGACCGCGCGCGGACCGCCGCCGACGAGCTCGGCCTCGGGGTGGAGGGCGCGGACAACGCCGAGTGCGCGCGCCGCAGCGACATCGTGATCATCGCGGTGCCGTGGGAGGGCCACGCCAAGACCCTGGAATCGCTGCGCGAGGACCTCGCCGGCAAGCTCGTGGTCGACTGCGTCAACCCGCTCGGCTTCGACAAGCAGGGCGCGTACGCCCTCCAGGTCGAAGAGGGCAGCGCGGCCCAGCAGGCCGCCGCCCTCCTGCCGGACTCCCGCGTCACGGCGGCCTTCCACCACCTCTCGGCGGTGCTCCTCCAGGACGAGTCGATCGACGAGATCGACACCGACGTGATGGTCCTCGGCGAGGTCCGCGCCGACACCGACATCGTGCAGGCCCTCGCCGGCCGGATCCCGGGCATGCGCGGCGTCTTCGCGGGCCGCCTGCGCAACGCCCACCAGGTCGAATCCCTGGTGGCCAACCTCATCTCCACCAACCGCCGCTACAAGGCCCACGCGGGCCTGCGCATCACGGACGTCTGA
- a CDS encoding TerD family protein codes for MQEIPKGANVSLTALSEDAGAVVVSLGWSSASGAGDADVSVLLLDENGKVRDENDFYFYNNPAAADGSVQLLGKVPTDNGDEDRISVDLTAVPEGVARIVVAASRYAGARFGDLDDLRMTVADRSGEPLVGYSIDDAGVETAFIFGELYRRGEEWKFRAVGQGYETGLAGLATDFGIPVLEDSEGPEEAEAAEEAELAGEGRPAEATAPAEPAQDPAAAVAAAEAPGAVPAAAPLAGPAAEAAHAEAAAPGAVPAQTRGRSPRTTRKKVTLPKVAKKSLAENESWSPARLFPVPSLKSDREREVRATSVLLSVMAQVPEFGRRLTAGFGAPAGRMQTFTEVSLPHGDTPRRPDGVIRVERAGKLWTALVETKTNGNPLKAEQVQAYMDIAARRGYEAVITLSNDVALEGRPMVEVKVDGRRKHKVSLWHLSWAEVAHQAQMLIRHEGVGNAAHAWLLQELLEYLRHEQSGCHGFQNMGAAWVPVRKGIEDETLGLGDARTVEVVESWERLIRQVCLRLGGELGQKALPVQRARRGSDPQARRVTAADRLCADGKLSAELRVDGTSSVIAVSADLRTSKVRTSVDVPTPEGAYPLVMVKRLLKLLDGAPADLHVESLLAAAPGTGPGAGPGSGPRGTLERLRPEPGDLLPADGSAVVGFRLSLLKGMGSTRGNTESGFIRSVDDAVERFYQGVVAQLGPVEGRGGRRG; via the coding sequence ATGCAGGAGATCCCGAAGGGCGCGAACGTCAGCCTGACCGCCCTCAGCGAGGACGCCGGGGCGGTCGTCGTGAGCCTGGGCTGGAGCAGCGCTTCGGGGGCCGGCGACGCCGACGTCTCGGTGCTGCTGCTGGACGAGAACGGCAAGGTCCGCGACGAGAACGACTTCTACTTCTACAACAACCCGGCGGCCGCGGACGGAAGCGTGCAGCTGCTGGGCAAGGTGCCGACCGACAACGGCGACGAGGACCGCATCAGCGTGGACCTGACGGCGGTCCCGGAGGGGGTCGCGCGGATCGTCGTGGCGGCCAGCCGGTACGCCGGCGCCCGCTTCGGAGACCTCGACGACCTGCGGATGACGGTCGCGGACCGCTCCGGGGAACCGCTGGTCGGCTACTCCATCGACGATGCGGGCGTGGAGACCGCCTTCATCTTCGGCGAGCTGTACCGGCGGGGCGAGGAGTGGAAGTTCCGCGCGGTCGGCCAGGGGTACGAGACCGGCCTCGCGGGGCTGGCCACGGACTTCGGCATCCCGGTGCTGGAGGACTCCGAGGGCCCCGAGGAAGCGGAGGCGGCCGAGGAGGCGGAGCTCGCCGGTGAGGGGCGGCCGGCGGAGGCCACCGCCCCGGCGGAACCCGCGCAGGACCCCGCAGCGGCCGTCGCCGCGGCGGAGGCCCCGGGCGCCGTGCCCGCCGCCGCGCCTCTCGCCGGGCCCGCCGCCGAGGCCGCGCACGCCGAGGCCGCCGCCCCCGGCGCCGTACCGGCGCAGACCCGCGGCCGCAGTCCCCGTACGACCAGGAAGAAGGTCACCCTGCCCAAGGTGGCCAAGAAGTCCCTCGCCGAGAACGAGTCCTGGAGCCCGGCCCGCCTGTTCCCCGTCCCCTCCCTCAAGAGCGACCGGGAACGGGAGGTGCGCGCCACCTCGGTCCTGCTGTCGGTCATGGCGCAGGTGCCGGAGTTCGGCCGCCGCCTCACCGCCGGGTTCGGCGCGCCCGCCGGCCGGATGCAGACCTTCACGGAGGTCTCCCTCCCCCACGGGGACACTCCGCGGCGCCCGGACGGGGTGATCCGGGTGGAGCGCGCGGGCAAGCTGTGGACGGCGCTCGTGGAGACGAAGACGAACGGCAACCCGCTCAAGGCGGAGCAGGTCCAGGCGTACATGGACATCGCCGCGCGCCGCGGCTACGAGGCCGTGATCACCCTCTCCAACGACGTGGCCCTGGAGGGCCGCCCCATGGTGGAGGTGAAGGTCGACGGCCGGCGCAAGCACAAGGTCAGCCTCTGGCACCTGTCCTGGGCCGAGGTCGCCCACCAGGCGCAGATGCTGATCCGCCACGAGGGCGTGGGCAACGCCGCGCACGCCTGGCTCCTCCAGGAACTGCTGGAGTACCTGCGGCACGAGCAGTCCGGCTGCCACGGTTTCCAGAACATGGGCGCCGCCTGGGTGCCCGTGCGCAAGGGCATCGAGGACGAGACCCTCGGCCTCGGGGACGCGCGGACCGTGGAGGTGGTCGAGAGCTGGGAGCGGCTGATCCGGCAGGTCTGCCTGCGGCTGGGCGGGGAGCTCGGGCAGAAGGCGCTGCCGGTGCAGCGGGCCCGGCGGGGCAGTGATCCGCAGGCCCGGAGGGTCACGGCGGCGGACCGGCTGTGCGCGGACGGGAAGCTCTCCGCGGAGCTTCGCGTCGACGGGACCAGCAGTGTCATCGCGGTGAGCGCCGACCTCAGGACCTCCAAGGTGCGGACGTCCGTGGACGTGCCGACCCCTGAGGGCGCGTACCCGCTGGTGATGGTGAAGCGGCTGCTGAAGCTGCTCGACGGGGCTCCGGCGGACCTGCACGTGGAGAGCCTCTTGGCAGCAGCACCGGGCACGGGGCCGGGCGCCGGGCCGGGGAGCGGGCCGCGCGGGACGCTGGAGCGGCTGCGGCCCGAGCCGGGCGATCTGCTGCCCGCGGACGGCTCGGCCGTCGTCGGGTTCCGGCTGTCGCTGCTCAAGGGGATGGGGAGCACGCGGGGGAACACCGAGTCCGGGTTCATCCGCAGCGTGGACGATGCCGTGGAGCGCTTCTACCAGGGCGTGGTGGCGCAGCTGGGCCCCGTCGAGGGGCGCGGCGGGCGGCGCGGCTGA
- a CDS encoding site-2 protease family protein, with translation MGFQGSQNRSHPRSHDRGDRRISPVFIGIFAVMAVTGWAVWTGYSTSTGLAVFLFVTAAWIVSLCLHEYAHARTALHSGDLSVGAKGYLTLNPLKYTHALLSIVLPVLFVIMGGLGLPGGAVYIERDRIEGRWRHSLISAAGPLTNVAFAAVCTAPFWLNALDGVPIPFRFALGFLALLQVSAAILNFLPVPGLDGYGIIEPWLSHRIRREVAPLAPFGLLAVFALLWIPEINAYFFDAVYSVLSALGVSELEAYCGRDLYQFWQDTNGFCQAV, from the coding sequence ATGGGTTTCCAGGGCAGTCAGAACCGTAGCCACCCCCGCAGTCACGACCGCGGCGACCGGCGGATCAGTCCGGTGTTCATCGGCATCTTCGCCGTCATGGCGGTCACGGGGTGGGCGGTGTGGACGGGGTACTCGACCAGCACCGGGCTGGCCGTCTTCCTCTTCGTCACGGCTGCCTGGATCGTCTCCCTGTGCCTGCACGAGTACGCGCACGCCCGTACCGCCCTGCACAGCGGCGACCTCAGCGTCGGCGCGAAGGGCTACCTGACGCTGAATCCCCTCAAGTACACGCACGCGCTGCTCAGCATCGTCCTGCCCGTCCTCTTCGTGATCATGGGCGGGCTGGGTCTCCCCGGCGGCGCGGTGTACATCGAGCGCGACCGGATCGAGGGCCGGTGGCGGCACAGCCTCATCTCGGCGGCCGGCCCGCTGACGAACGTCGCGTTCGCGGCCGTCTGCACGGCTCCGTTCTGGCTGAACGCCCTGGACGGGGTCCCGATCCCGTTCCGTTTCGCGCTCGGCTTCCTGGCGCTGCTCCAGGTGTCGGCGGCGATCCTGAACTTCCTGCCGGTCCCGGGCCTGGACGGCTACGGCATCATCGAGCCCTGGCTCTCCCACCGGATCCGCCGCGAGGTGGCCCCGCTGGCGCCGTTCGGCCTGCTGGCCGTGTTCGCGCTGCTGTGGATCCCGGAGATCAACGCGTACTTCTTCGACGCGGTGTACAGCGTGCTCTCCGCCCTGGGCGTGAGCGAGCTGGAGGCGTACTGCGGCCGGGACCTCTACCAGTTCTGGCAGGACACCAACGGCTTCTGCCAGGCGGTCTGA
- a CDS encoding BTAD domain-containing putative transcriptional regulator, producing MGPRAGDNGPVRYAMLGTTQAIRDDGSTVPVGGARLRALLTALALRPGRAVPAASLIEEVWDGDPPADGLAALQALVGRLRRALGREAVGSGEGGYWLVADRDDIDLYRFERLARAAAQASPAEAAALYDEALALWRGEPLSSLPGSGPEAARWEALRLDARRGRLDAALALGEAERVLPELTALCAGLPLDEPLQALRIRALRDAGRPAEALAAYDEVRRDLAARLGTTPGPTLRTLHTALLTPTPRPAPTPGSGSLPPAPGGPVRPEPTTATGQPQPLPATDRTDRQPTRPGRAGPGPDGGPGHPAETPPGRATPGAPDEPAGTAPVPAGTTQGQTATPAGPGSSLGPDGRPTAPAEPHPYPLVQAGVGPHPAAPPGAGPSAGSGAVASGPGAGNLRMRLTTFVGREEDIRVIGDDLARARLVTLLGPGGAGKTRLSQEAAEAHARAGRPTPDAHTDAPGGGPGFAPAWADGVWFVELAPVDDPEDVAEAVLAALGARETKLRGGSAEEMRALTERGGDRPLDRLAEHCARRRMLLILDNCEHVVDAAARLAEEVLARCPGVQILATSREPLGVPGETLRPVEPLPDPVALRLLDDRGAAARAGFTVDEDPAAAVEICRRLDGMPLAIELAAARLRLLTPRQIADRLDDRFRLLTGGSRTHLPRQQTLRAVVDWSWDLLDEPERAVLRRLSVFAGGCDLDAAEAVCADGGSLDRLDGADVADLLGSLVDKSLVVAAPDGPAGMRYRLLETVGEYAADRLAEAGEDRAETERRHLTHYRELARTTEPLLRGHGQRAAADRLATEYENLRTALRRAVAAKDVGEVLCLLHSLVWYWHMHDLRAETRHWAGAAAALGPDPFAAPVVPAAPVYERIVDTPPPYEGEQLTEAWRGIRMMVLASRDQTSDTWSSPEARAQIDGMIAAYSPGLPQICRAPSALWIYAVMIWGDPDLLRRVAEETVETARALGYRWELASALQLRANILANRADWAGNASRDAEESLALYASLGDDWGCAEALSARAETHEKRGEYALAAQDFRAAIEYARRLGAEAQVAVLQVRMAGTLAEDGHLEEAEELLTGLLAGTIRQFGNEAMPAARMFLATVYGRTGRIPEARVQLQYLRDEFSFGAFAIFDGFLLGTMAWLDNEEGKYENSLTVLRQAMEAVRDPLALMVAPHLPAAFLATGARSLARLGGPEREYDAARLLGAYRALLPPEHVPVTIERADAELVERLARAALGDAVYEAAYAEGGDLTLEEATALV from the coding sequence ATGGGGCCCCGGGCCGGAGACAATGGGCCGGTGCGTTACGCGATGCTCGGCACCACCCAGGCCATCCGCGACGACGGGAGCACCGTACCCGTCGGCGGTGCGCGGCTGCGCGCGCTCCTGACCGCGCTCGCCCTGCGGCCGGGGCGGGCGGTACCGGCGGCCTCGCTGATCGAGGAGGTCTGGGACGGCGACCCGCCCGCGGACGGCCTCGCGGCGCTCCAGGCACTCGTGGGGCGGCTGCGGAGGGCGCTGGGGCGCGAGGCGGTGGGGTCCGGGGAGGGCGGCTACTGGCTCGTCGCCGACCGGGACGACATCGACCTGTACCGCTTCGAGCGGCTGGCGCGGGCGGCGGCGCAGGCCTCCCCGGCGGAGGCGGCCGCCCTGTACGACGAGGCCCTGGCGCTGTGGCGGGGCGAGCCGCTGAGCTCCCTGCCGGGTTCCGGGCCGGAGGCCGCCCGCTGGGAGGCGCTACGGCTCGACGCGCGCCGGGGCCGCCTGGACGCGGCGCTGGCGCTGGGGGAGGCGGAGCGGGTCCTGCCGGAGCTGACCGCGCTGTGCGCGGGGCTGCCGCTGGACGAACCCCTGCAGGCCCTCCGCATCCGGGCGCTGCGCGACGCGGGCCGCCCGGCGGAGGCGCTGGCCGCTTACGACGAGGTCCGCCGGGACCTGGCCGCCCGCCTGGGCACCACCCCGGGCCCCACCCTCCGCACCCTCCACACGGCCCTGCTGACCCCCACCCCGCGCCCCGCCCCGACGCCAGGCTCCGGTTCGCTTCCCCCGGCACCGGGCGGTCCGGTCCGGCCCGAGCCGACCACCGCGACCGGGCAGCCGCAGCCCCTCCCCGCGACCGACCGGACGGACCGGCAACCCACCCGACCCGGACGGGCCGGACCCGGCCCTGACGGCGGCCCCGGCCACCCGGCCGAGACACCGCCGGGCCGAGCGACCCCGGGCGCACCCGACGAGCCCGCCGGGACCGCACCCGTCCCGGCCGGGACCACGCAAGGTCAGACCGCCACCCCGGCCGGCCCCGGGTCGAGCCTCGGCCCCGACGGCCGGCCCACCGCCCCGGCCGAGCCGCACCCGTACCCCTTGGTGCAGGCCGGCGTCGGTCCCCACCCTGCTGCGCCGCCCGGCGCCGGGCCGTCGGCCGGATCGGGGGCGGTGGCGTCCGGCCCGGGCGCGGGCAACCTGCGGATGCGGCTGACCACCTTCGTCGGGCGGGAGGAGGACATCCGGGTCATCGGCGACGACCTCGCCCGGGCCCGGCTCGTCACGCTGCTCGGACCCGGCGGCGCCGGCAAGACCCGGCTGTCACAGGAGGCCGCCGAGGCCCACGCACGGGCCGGCCGCCCCACGCCGGACGCACACACCGATGCCCCGGGAGGCGGGCCCGGGTTCGCCCCCGCCTGGGCCGACGGGGTGTGGTTCGTGGAGCTGGCTCCCGTGGACGATCCCGAGGACGTCGCCGAGGCCGTGCTCGCCGCCCTCGGGGCGCGGGAGACCAAGCTGCGCGGCGGCTCTGCCGAGGAGATGCGGGCGCTGACCGAGCGCGGCGGGGACCGGCCCCTCGACCGCCTCGCAGAGCACTGTGCCCGGCGCCGGATGCTGCTGATCCTCGACAACTGCGAGCACGTGGTCGACGCCGCCGCCCGCCTCGCGGAGGAAGTGCTGGCGCGCTGCCCCGGCGTACAGATCCTGGCCACCAGCCGCGAACCCCTCGGTGTGCCGGGGGAGACCCTGCGCCCGGTGGAGCCGCTGCCCGACCCCGTAGCGCTGCGGCTGCTCGACGACCGCGGGGCCGCCGCCCGGGCGGGGTTCACCGTGGACGAGGACCCGGCCGCCGCCGTGGAGATCTGCCGCCGGCTCGACGGGATGCCGCTCGCCATCGAGCTGGCCGCCGCCCGGCTGCGCCTGCTCACCCCCCGCCAGATCGCCGACCGGCTGGACGACCGGTTCAGGCTGCTGACCGGCGGCTCGCGCACGCACCTGCCGCGCCAGCAGACCCTGCGCGCGGTGGTCGACTGGTCCTGGGACCTTCTCGACGAGCCCGAACGGGCCGTCCTGCGCCGGCTGTCCGTCTTCGCCGGCGGCTGCGACCTCGACGCCGCCGAGGCGGTCTGCGCGGACGGGGGGTCCCTCGACCGGCTCGACGGCGCGGACGTCGCCGACCTGCTCGGATCGCTCGTGGACAAGTCCCTCGTCGTCGCCGCCCCCGACGGCCCCGCCGGCATGCGCTACCGCCTTCTGGAGACCGTCGGCGAGTATGCGGCCGACCGCCTCGCGGAGGCCGGCGAGGACCGTGCGGAGACCGAGCGGCGCCACCTCACCCACTACCGGGAACTCGCCCGCACCACCGAGCCGCTGCTGCGCGGCCACGGCCAGCGCGCCGCCGCCGACCGCCTCGCCACCGAGTACGAGAACCTGCGCACCGCCCTGCGCCGGGCCGTCGCCGCCAAGGACGTGGGCGAGGTCCTGTGCCTCCTGCACTCCCTCGTCTGGTACTGGCACATGCACGATCTGCGCGCCGAGACCCGCCACTGGGCCGGTGCCGCCGCCGCCCTCGGCCCGGACCCCTTCGCCGCGCCCGTGGTCCCCGCCGCGCCCGTCTACGAGCGGATCGTCGACACGCCCCCGCCGTACGAGGGCGAACAGCTCACCGAGGCCTGGCGCGGCATCCGGATGATGGTGCTGGCCTCCCGGGACCAGACCAGCGACACCTGGTCCAGCCCCGAGGCCCGCGCCCAGATCGACGGCATGATCGCCGCCTACAGTCCGGGGCTGCCGCAGATCTGCCGTGCCCCCTCCGCCCTGTGGATCTACGCCGTCATGATCTGGGGGGACCCCGACCTGCTCCGCCGCGTGGCCGAGGAGACCGTCGAGACGGCCCGCGCCCTCGGGTACCGCTGGGAGCTGGCCTCCGCCCTCCAGCTCCGCGCCAACATCCTGGCCAATCGCGCGGACTGGGCCGGCAACGCCTCCCGGGACGCCGAGGAGAGCCTCGCCCTCTACGCCTCCCTCGGCGACGACTGGGGCTGCGCCGAAGCGCTCTCCGCCCGTGCCGAGACCCATGAGAAACGCGGCGAGTACGCCCTGGCCGCCCAGGACTTCCGCGCCGCGATCGAATACGCCCGGCGGCTCGGGGCCGAGGCCCAGGTCGCGGTGCTGCAGGTGCGGATGGCCGGAACCCTCGCCGAGGACGGCCACCTGGAGGAGGCCGAGGAACTCCTCACCGGCCTGCTCGCCGGCACCATCCGCCAGTTCGGCAACGAGGCCATGCCCGCCGCCCGGATGTTCCTCGCCACCGTCTACGGCCGTACCGGCCGCATCCCCGAGGCCCGCGTCCAGCTCCAGTACCTGCGCGACGAGTTCTCCTTCGGCGCGTTCGCCATCTTCGACGGCTTCCTGCTCGGCACGATGGCCTGGCTGGACAACGAGGAGGGCAAGTACGAGAACTCCCTCACCGTGCTCCGGCAGGCCATGGAGGCCGTACGGGACCCGCTCGCCCTGATGGTCGCCCCGCACCTCCCGGCCGCGTTCCTGGCGACCGGGGCCCGCTCCCTGGCCCGGCTCGGAGGCCCGGAGCGGGAGTACGACGCCGCGCGGCTGCTCGGCGCCTACCGCGCGCTGCTTCCGCCCGAGCACGTCCCGGTCACCATCGAGCGGGCGGACGCCGAGCTGGTCGAGCGCCTGGCCCGGGCCGCGCTCGGCGACGCGGTGTACGAGGCGGCGTACGCCGAAGGCGGCGACCTCACCCTGGAGGAGGCCACCGCCCTCGTCTGA
- a CDS encoding ABC transporter permease yields the protein MSTVTTTKPSPTAAAPAAGPVLADEGRIGLRGNLRHIGALARRNVLQIKQDPESMFDVLFMPIIFTLLFVFVFGGAISGKGNQDEYVNYVVPGLMAMMGMNIAMGVGTGVNDDFKKGVMDRFRSMPIARSSVLIAKIVVELGRMMVAIAILLGMGFLLGLSIKGSILDLFLSIGLSAVFGSSLMWIFILLGLTMKTPQAVQGMAMLVLMPLQFGSSIFAPPTTMPGWLQSFTDVNPLSNLADAARALINGTPLGNSVWITLAWSVGITLVTMPLAVRKFRQKT from the coding sequence ATGAGCACCGTAACCACGACGAAGCCCAGCCCCACTGCGGCCGCCCCGGCCGCCGGGCCGGTCCTCGCGGACGAGGGCCGGATCGGCCTGCGGGGCAACCTGCGCCACATCGGCGCCCTGGCCCGGCGCAACGTCCTGCAGATCAAGCAGGACCCGGAGTCGATGTTCGACGTCCTGTTCATGCCGATCATCTTCACGCTGCTGTTCGTCTTCGTCTTCGGCGGCGCGATCTCCGGCAAGGGCAACCAGGACGAGTACGTCAACTACGTGGTCCCGGGCCTGATGGCGATGATGGGCATGAACATCGCCATGGGTGTGGGCACCGGAGTCAACGACGACTTCAAGAAGGGCGTGATGGACCGCTTCCGGTCCATGCCCATCGCCCGCTCCTCGGTGCTCATCGCCAAGATCGTGGTCGAGCTCGGCCGGATGATGGTCGCCATCGCGATCCTGCTCGGCATGGGCTTCCTGCTCGGCCTGTCCATCAAGGGCTCGATACTGGACCTGTTCCTGTCCATCGGGCTGTCGGCGGTCTTCGGTTCCTCGCTGATGTGGATCTTCATCCTGCTGGGTCTCACCATGAAGACCCCCCAGGCGGTCCAGGGCATGGCCATGCTGGTCCTGATGCCGCTGCAGTTCGGCAGCTCGATCTTCGCCCCGCCGACGACGATGCCCGGCTGGCTGCAGAGCTTCACCGACGTCAACCCGCTGTCCAACCTGGCCGATGCGGCCCGCGCCCTGATCAACGGGACCCCGCTCGGCAACTCCGTGTGGATCACGCTGGCCTGGTCGGTCGGCATCACGCTGGTGACCATGCCGCTCGCCGTGCGGAAGTTCCGCCAGAAGACCTGA
- a CDS encoding ATP-binding cassette domain-containing protein, translating into MVDMTRNDKNPLNGSNAVEVRGLVKHYGETKALDGVDLDVREGTVLGVLGPNGAGKTTLVRILSTLITPDAGTARVAGFDVVRQPRQLRRTIGLTGQYASVDEKLSGWENLYMIGRLLDLSRKDSRSRADELLERFSLTDAAKKAVMTYSGGMRRRLDLAASMIGSPAVLYLDEPTTGLDPRTRNEVWDEVQRMVAEGATVLLTTQYMEEAEQLASELTVIDKGKVIANGKVDELKARVGGRTLRIRPTDPSDLPGMARSLAEAGLDGVAGSQAVPDEGALLVPILADEQLTAVVGLLAARGYGISDISTYLPSLDEVFLSITGQKPTVEDSIPNQQTEEVAA; encoded by the coding sequence ATGGTGGACATGACGCGAAACGACAAGAATCCCCTGAACGGCTCGAACGCCGTGGAGGTCCGGGGGCTGGTCAAGCACTACGGCGAGACCAAAGCCCTCGACGGTGTGGACCTCGACGTCCGCGAGGGAACCGTCCTCGGGGTGCTCGGCCCCAACGGTGCGGGCAAGACCACCCTGGTCCGCATCCTCTCCACCCTGATCACCCCCGACGCCGGCACCGCCCGGGTCGCCGGCTTCGACGTGGTCCGCCAGCCGCGGCAGCTGCGCCGGACCATAGGCCTGACCGGCCAGTACGCCTCGGTCGACGAGAAGCTCTCCGGCTGGGAGAACCTCTACATGATCGGCCGGCTGCTGGACCTGTCCCGCAAGGACTCCCGCAGCCGCGCGGACGAGCTGCTGGAGCGGTTCTCGCTCACGGACGCCGCCAAGAAGGCCGTGATGACCTACTCCGGCGGCATGCGGCGCCGGCTCGACCTGGCCGCCTCGATGATCGGCAGCCCGGCCGTGCTGTACCTGGACGAGCCGACCACCGGTCTGGACCCCCGCACCCGCAACGAGGTGTGGGACGAGGTGCAGCGGATGGTCGCCGAGGGGGCCACCGTCCTGCTCACCACCCAGTACATGGAGGAGGCCGAGCAGCTCGCCAGCGAGCTGACGGTCATCGACAAGGGCAAGGTCATCGCCAACGGCAAGGTCGACGAGCTGAAGGCCCGCGTCGGCGGCCGGACCCTGCGGATCCGGCCCACCGACCCGTCCGACCTGCCGGGCATGGCCCGCTCCCTGGCCGAGGCCGGTCTGGACGGGGTCGCCGGCTCCCAGGCCGTCCCGGACGAGGGCGCCCTGCTGGTGCCGATCCTGGCCGACGAGCAGCTGACCGCCGTGGTGGGCCTGCTGGCGGCCCGCGGGTACGGGATCTCCGACATCAGCACCTACCTGCCCAGCCTGGACGAGGTGTTCCTGTCCATCACCGGACAGAAGCCCACGGTCGAGGACTCCATCCCCAACCAGCAGACCGAGGAGGTCGCGGCATGA